The Pseudooceanicola algae genome has a window encoding:
- a CDS encoding FGGY-family carbohydrate kinase — MTHYIGIDVGTGSARAGVFDGAGTLLGAGSAGISTLRPRPDFAQQSSAGIWAAVCASVRAAIAQAGVSPATVRGLGFDATCSLVVSDARGAPVSVDPDGAAGQDVMLWMDHRAIADAEAINAIGGAPLAHVGGRISPEMELPKLRWLKRALPDAWGQAAQFWDLPDWLVHRATGGQVRSLCSTVCKWSYLGHKGTAGEGWDDDFLTAIGLQELTRDNHAAIGADLAAPGAFCGGLTDRAATELGLPAGTAVAASMIDAHAGALGTLGLGIETGQGLETRLAVIAGTSTCHIAVSEQARFVPGVWGPYHGAVLPDLWALEGGQSAAGALMDAVVARHAASADLAGQAGGTRIATLIEAHLAGMSGETATLTADRHVLPDFHGNRSPLAEPWRKGAISGLTLAGDADDLALDYLATVQALAYGTRHILEAMRAKGAQIDTLVVSGGLARNALYLREHADATGCRVLVPEGEEPVLLGSAMLGAVAAGDQPDTRAAMTAMAGGFRVILPRGGAIGSYHDRKYRVMRRMQDDHAAYRSLMAPRGAQSPSDTEGPSS, encoded by the coding sequence ATGACCCATTACATTGGTATCGATGTCGGCACGGGATCTGCGCGCGCAGGTGTGTTCGACGGTGCGGGGACCCTTCTGGGCGCCGGCAGTGCCGGGATTTCGACCCTGCGGCCGCGGCCCGATTTCGCGCAGCAATCCAGCGCCGGGATCTGGGCGGCGGTCTGTGCCTCGGTCCGTGCAGCAATTGCGCAGGCCGGGGTGTCACCGGCGACGGTTCGCGGCCTTGGGTTCGACGCCACCTGTTCGCTGGTGGTCAGCGATGCGCGGGGCGCGCCCGTGTCCGTCGATCCCGATGGGGCGGCGGGGCAGGATGTCATGCTCTGGATGGATCACCGCGCGATTGCGGACGCCGAGGCGATCAACGCCATCGGCGGCGCGCCCCTCGCCCATGTCGGCGGGCGGATTTCCCCCGAGATGGAGCTGCCAAAGCTGCGCTGGCTGAAACGCGCATTGCCCGACGCCTGGGGACAGGCGGCGCAGTTCTGGGATCTGCCCGACTGGCTGGTGCACCGGGCGACCGGCGGGCAGGTGCGGTCGCTGTGCTCGACCGTCTGCAAGTGGAGCTATCTTGGCCACAAGGGCACGGCAGGCGAGGGCTGGGATGACGATTTCCTGACCGCCATCGGCCTGCAGGAACTGACCCGCGACAATCACGCCGCCATCGGCGCGGATCTGGCGGCCCCCGGCGCCTTCTGCGGCGGCCTGACCGACCGCGCCGCGACCGAGCTTGGTCTGCCAGCCGGGACAGCGGTCGCCGCCTCGATGATCGATGCCCACGCCGGGGCGCTTGGCACGCTGGGGCTGGGGATCGAGACGGGGCAGGGCCTTGAAACCCGTCTGGCCGTGATCGCGGGCACCTCGACTTGCCATATTGCGGTCTCGGAACAGGCGCGTTTCGTGCCCGGTGTCTGGGGGCCCTACCATGGGGCGGTGCTGCCGGATCTCTGGGCCCTGGAAGGCGGCCAGTCGGCGGCAGGGGCGCTGATGGATGCGGTTGTCGCCCGCCATGCGGCATCGGCTGATCTGGCCGGTCAGGCAGGCGGCACGCGCATCGCCACCCTGATCGAGGCGCATCTGGCCGGCATGTCCGGGGAAACCGCGACGCTGACGGCGGATCGCCACGTCCTGCCGGATTTCCACGGCAACCGGTCGCCGCTGGCCGAACCCTGGCGCAAGGGCGCGATCTCGGGCCTGACCCTTGCCGGAGATGCGGATGATCTTGCGCTGGATTACCTCGCGACGGTGCAGGCCCTGGCCTATGGCACCCGTCATATTCTCGAGGCGATGCGGGCCAAGGGCGCGCAGATCGATACCCTCGTGGTAAGCGGCGGGTTGGCGCGAAACGCGCTCTACCTGCGCGAACATGCGGATGCGACCGGCTGCCGGGTGCTTGTGCCCGAAGGGGAGGAACCCGTCTTGCTGGGCTCTGCCATGCTGGGCGCTGTGGCGGCGGGCGATCAGCCCGACACCCGGGCTGCGATGACTGCCATGGCGGGCGGGTTCCGGGTGATCCTGCCCCGCGGCGGGGCGATCGGATCCTACCATGACCGCAAGTATCGCGTCATGCGCCGCATGCAGGATGACCACGCCGCCTATCGCAGCCTGATGGCCCCGCGCGGCGCGCAATCCCCCTCTGATACCGAAGGACCCAGTTCATGA
- a CDS encoding fucose isomerase — protein MTSIQLVASGDLRESANLQCWPAQKAMEAKLAEVLANLGHDLTRAHPEKAEGHGFIASQREGMDVFAGIDPDAPLIVAEAVWQYSHHVLPGLTTHRGPILTLANWSGQWPGLVGLLNLNGSLTKAGVPYASLWSENFDDDFFLTGLKEWLETGKITHDHSHVRAFDGMTQDRDLVASIVADLKTRKTILGVFDEGCMGMYNAIIPDELLMPMGVFKERLSQSALYHATLQVPLAEARTVYDWMLAKGMTFHLGENPATELTEGQVLDQCRMYIAAVRLADSFGCEAIGIQYQQGLKDLLPASDLVEGMLNNDDRPEVRRADGSVIRSGEAIVHFNEVDECAALDGILTNRIHRALGQPVETTLHDLRWGAGDDSSGVEEFVWVFEISGAAPPAHHAGGWSGSESLRQPAMFFPAGGGTLKGYARPGEIIWSRIFLQDGRLHMDLGRGRAVSLPPEEQERRARATNYEWPIMNAVLTGVSRDQMMARHKANHIQVVYARSAPEADRALAAKAALAETLGMTVSLCGV, from the coding sequence ATGACGTCGATCCAACTTGTCGCCAGCGGCGATCTGCGCGAAAGCGCCAACCTGCAATGTTGGCCTGCCCAGAAGGCCATGGAAGCCAAGCTGGCCGAGGTGCTGGCCAACCTCGGCCATGACCTGACCCGCGCCCATCCCGAAAAGGCCGAAGGCCACGGCTTTATCGCCAGCCAGCGCGAGGGCATGGATGTCTTTGCCGGCATCGACCCGGACGCCCCGCTGATCGTGGCCGAAGCCGTCTGGCAGTATTCGCACCACGTCCTGCCGGGCCTGACGACCCATCGCGGTCCGATCCTGACCCTTGCCAACTGGTCCGGCCAGTGGCCCGGCCTTGTCGGTTTGCTGAACCTCAACGGTTCGCTCACCAAGGCGGGCGTCCCCTATGCCTCGCTCTGGAGCGAGAATTTCGACGATGACTTCTTTCTGACGGGCCTGAAGGAATGGCTGGAGACCGGCAAGATCACCCATGACCATTCCCATGTCCGCGCCTTCGACGGCATGACACAGGACCGGGATCTGGTGGCGAGCATCGTGGCGGATCTGAAGACGCGCAAGACGATCCTCGGGGTGTTCGACGAAGGCTGCATGGGCATGTACAATGCCATCATCCCGGACGAACTGCTGATGCCCATGGGGGTCTTCAAGGAACGGCTGTCGCAGTCGGCGCTTTATCACGCGACGCTACAGGTCCCGCTGGCCGAGGCCCGCACCGTCTATGACTGGATGCTTGCGAAGGGTATGACCTTCCATCTGGGCGAGAATCCCGCGACAGAGCTGACTGAAGGGCAGGTCCTTGACCAGTGCCGGATGTATATCGCAGCGGTGCGCCTTGCGGACAGCTTCGGGTGCGAGGCGATCGGCATCCAATACCAGCAGGGCCTGAAGGACCTGCTGCCCGCCTCCGACCTGGTCGAGGGGATGCTGAACAACGACGACCGCCCCGAGGTCCGTCGCGCGGATGGCTCGGTCATTCGGTCAGGCGAAGCCATCGTGCATTTCAACGAAGTCGACGAATGCGCCGCGCTGGACGGGATCCTGACCAATCGCATCCACCGGGCGCTTGGTCAGCCGGTCGAAACCACGCTGCATGATCTGCGGTGGGGGGCAGGGGACGACAGCAGCGGCGTGGAAGAGTTCGTCTGGGTGTTCGAAATCTCCGGCGCGGCCCCGCCGGCGCATCATGCGGGCGGCTGGTCCGGGTCGGAAAGCCTGCGTCAGCCCGCCATGTTCTTTCCGGCCGGAGGCGGCACCCTGAAGGGCTATGCCAGGCCGGGCGAGATCATCTGGAGCCGCATCTTCCTTCAGGATGGCAGGCTTCACATGGATCTGGGTCGGGGCCGTGCCGTGTCCCTGCCGCCCGAAGAGCAGGAACGCCGCGCGCGGGCGACGAACTACGAATGGCCGATCATGAATGCTGTCCTGACCGGGGTCAGCCGGGATCAGATGATGGCGCGGCACAAGGCCAACCACATCCAGGTCGTCTATGCGCGCTCCGCGCCCGAAGCCGACCGCGCACTGGCCGCGAAGGCGGCCCTTGCCGAGACGCTCGGCATGACGGTCTCACTCTGCGGGGTCTGA
- a CDS encoding TetR/AcrR family transcriptional regulator: MMQDTPPGKPRRSFVRESPEQRRAELIEAALELIGEGGYRAATVRSIAARANVSLGLIRHHFSTKEDLINAAYEAHMSEMTELSLALADRSDLAPKARMASVIRASLSPPVMSERNVTLWATFIAQIANEPAIKATHDRTYLEFRDRLEDLISQTLAAEDRPATPLGIRHLALACNALMDGLWLEGGACPGAVEGADLAAVGLEKIGLILGVDLSAGGGAA; encoded by the coding sequence ATGATGCAGGACACCCCCCCAGGCAAACCGCGCCGATCCTTCGTGCGCGAAAGCCCCGAACAGCGCCGCGCCGAGCTGATCGAGGCGGCGCTGGAACTGATCGGCGAGGGCGGCTATCGCGCGGCGACGGTGCGGTCGATCGCGGCCCGTGCCAATGTCTCGCTCGGGCTGATCCGGCATCATTTCAGCACCAAGGAAGATCTGATCAACGCCGCCTACGAGGCGCATATGAGCGAGATGACAGAGCTGTCTCTGGCCCTGGCCGATCGCAGCGACCTGGCCCCCAAGGCCCGCATGGCCTCGGTCATCCGCGCCAGCCTGAGCCCGCCGGTGATGTCGGAACGCAACGTGACCCTATGGGCGACCTTCATCGCGCAGATTGCCAATGAACCGGCGATCAAGGCGACCCATGACCGGACCTATCTGGAATTCCGCGACCGGCTGGAAGATCTGATTTCCCAGACGCTTGCGGCCGAAGATCGCCCCGCGACGCCGCTTGGCATTCGCCACCTTGCCCTGGCCTGCAACGCGCTGATGGATGGTCTGTGGCTGGAAGGCGGGGCCTGTCCAGGCGCGGTCGAGGGCGCCGATCTTGCCGCCGTGGGGCTGGAAAAGATCGGGCTGATTCTGGGCGTCGATCTGTCTGCCGGGGGCGGAGCCGCCTAG